One stretch of Bombus terrestris chromosome 5, iyBomTerr1.2, whole genome shotgun sequence DNA includes these proteins:
- the LOC100651366 gene encoding uncharacterized protein LOC100651366, with amino-acid sequence MNDMEVYITCPYNKCHRIRKSRFQIHITKCAKNYPKDYKVICKYDRTHLLDPQEYEHHLLVCPSSGDVKSKEIMLESNEDVQTVPVERVPPTMKTNTKAEDWTGNNKSYDPLAATENRDVIRGAIAMSKSKKKQFKQYERERMSLLQRTNSNTSSSTSTNTGTTRKKVDIEQPLQPPKQLSKAMLRDGDFANNLISKLGKLKTEESDGKKGTKSNSSKREDVSVLSNNSNKMANSEKNCLKNNTIDTSADIGIASSTVNNSFSQKEKENIPNEANNAAALYKDIFEVNKGVSDVESDPKISVISQGNNSETQGNDKKDNIKKNNSQPKLSKQGSSNSQNIVSCNTKIAAKLYGEAKKISTGRGFTRIYQHLNSNMKVGEEGEGGKMTQDLASDYGYDKQ; translated from the exons ATGAATGACATGGAGGTTTACATTACTTGCCCATACAACAAATGTCATCGTATTAGAAAGTCTAGATTTCAAATTCATATAACAAAATGTGCCAAAAATTACCCGAAAGATTACAAGGTTATTTGTAAATACGATAGAACACACTTATTAGATCCGCAAGAGTATGAG cACCATTTGTTAGTATGTCCATCAAGTGGAGATGTAAAAAGTAAGGAAATCATGTTAGAATCAAATGAAGACGTTCAGACAGTTCCAGTAGAAAGAGTACCACCTACGATGAAAACTAATACAAAGGCTGAAGACTGGACTGGAAACAATAAATCATATGATCCGCTAGCTGCGACAGAAAATAGAGATGTAATTAGAGGGGCGATTGCTATGTCAaaatcaaagaagaaacagTTTAAACAGTATGAAAGAGAGAGGATGTCTCTTCTCCAAAGGACTAACAGCAACACTAGCAGCAGCACTAGCACCAACacgggtaccacaaggaagaaAGTAGACATTGAACAACCATTGCAGCCACCTAAACAACTTTCTAAAGCAATGTTACGTGATGGAGATTTTGCTAATAATCTCATTTCTAAGTTAGGCAAATTGAAAACAGAGGAAAGCGATGGGAAGAAGGGAACAAAGAGTAATTCATCGAAAAGAGAAGATGTTTCTGTTCtaagtaataatagtaataagaTGGCAAATTCTGAAAAAAATTGCTTGAAAAATAATACTATTGATACAAGTGCTGATATAGGTATCGCTTCTTCAACTGTAAATAATAGTTTTagtcaaaaagaaaaagaaaatattcctaATGAAGCAAACAATGCTGCTGCattatataaagatatttttgaGGTTAATAAAGGTGTTTCAGATGTAGAAAGTGATCCTAAAATAAGTGTAATTTCTCAAGGAAATAATTCTGAAACACAAGGAAACGATAAAAaggataatattaaaaaaaataattctcaaCCAAAGTTAAGCAAACAAGGTAGCTCTAACTCTCAAAATATTGTTTCGTGCAATACAAAAATAGCAGCAAAACTCTATGGGGAAGCAAAAAAGATTAGTACTGGGAGAGGATTCACTAGAATTTATCAGCATTtgaactctaatatgaaagtgggagaagaaggagaaggggGAAAAATGACACAAGATTTAGCTTCTGACTACGGTTATGACAAACAATAG